From the genome of Emys orbicularis isolate rEmyOrb1 chromosome 17, rEmyOrb1.hap1, whole genome shotgun sequence, one region includes:
- the LOC135890796 gene encoding E3 ubiquitin-protein ligase TRIM39-like — protein MALANPLEKLQEETICSICLEYMSDPVSIDCGHNFCRACIATYCQEKGLGASGPGSCPQCRAAFHKSNVRPNKQLANIVETIKQLGQPPAKGQPEALCRKHEEKLKLFCEEDGEAICVVCRESLEHRPHTVYPIEEAAQVYKIKLQKSLERLLKEVDEIQKHAMVERTKTQECKEVVKKKRERIVTEFGKLHQLLAEEEKLLLQKLEQEEKIILQRINENLTKLLELRSSLDKLILEIREKFQQSADGLLKDMKSTLSRCEAVTFQAPEACAVALKENYSIPEHCLGMRNLLKKFKEDVTLDPETAHPELILSDDRKSVRRGGKKLILSLFDNPKRFNASPLVLGVQAFSTGRRYWEVQVGDKIEWGLGLCRESASRKGTVVLSPKNGYWVLRLQSGGKYEALTSPLTSLHLSVRPRRVGIFLDYKAGEITFYNVTDRDHIYTFTDQFSGPLRPLFFPGASAGGKNAEPLVISWVRDTEGSGCILL, from the exons ATGGCCTTGGCGAACCCGCTGGagaagctgcaggaggagacaATTTGCTCCATCTGCCTGGAGTACATGAGTGACCCCGTGAGCATAGACTGCGGGCACAACTTCTGCAGGGCATGCATCGCCACCTACTGCCAGGAGAAGGGGCTCGGGGCCAGCGGGCCCGGGTCCTGCCCTCAGTGCCGGGCGGCCTTTCACAAGAGCAACGTCAGGCCCAACAAGCAGCTGGCCAATATTGTGGAGACCATCAAGCAGCTGGGGCAGCCGCCGGCCAAGGGGCAGCCAGAGGCGCTCTGCAGGAAACACGAGGAGAAGCTCAAGCTCTTCTGCGAAGAGGACGGGGAGGCCATCTGTGTGGTGTGTCGAGAGTCCCTGGAACACCGGCCTCACACCGTCTACCCCATTGAGGAGGCGGCCCAGGTGTACAAG ATCAAACTCCAGAAATCCCTGGAACGGTTGTTGAAAGAGGTGGATGAAATTCAGAAACATGCAATGGTGGAGAGGACAAAAACCCAGGAGTGCAAG GAGGTAgttaagaaaaagagagagaggattgTGACTGAATTTGGGAAGCTGCACCAGCTGCTGGCTGAGGAGGAGAAGCTGCTTCTTCAGAAGCTGGAACAGGAAGAGAAGATAATCCTGCAGAGAATCAACGAAAACCTAACCAAACTTTTAGAGCTGAGATCCTCTCTGGACAAGCTGATCCTGGAGATAAGGGAGAAGTTCCAGCAGTCAGCAGATGGGTTGCTCAAG GACATGAAAAGCACCTTGAGCAG GTGTGAAGCTGTGACATTTCAGGCTCCAGAGGCTTGCGCCGTGGCACTGAAAGAGAATTACAGCATCCCAGAACACTGCCTGGGCATGAGGAACTTACTGAAGAAATTCAAAG AGGACGTGACGCTGGATCCAGAGACGGCGCATCCCGAACTCATCCTGTCCGACGACCGGAAGAGCGTGAGACGGGGAGGCAAGAAACTGATCCTGTCTCTGTTTGACAACCCCAAGAGATTTAACGCCTCCCCACTGGTCCTGGGGGTTCAGGCCTTCAGCACGGGGAGGCGCTACTGGGAAGTGCAGGTGGGAGACAAGATAGAGTGGGGCCTGGGGCTTTGTAGGGAGTCTGCCAGCAGGAAGGGGACTGTTGTCCTGTCCCCTAAAAATGGCTACTGGGTGCTGCGGTTGCAGAGCGGAGGTAAATACGaggccctcacctcccccctgACCTCACTTCACCTGAGTGTGAGACCCAGGCGGGTTGGGATTTTCCTGGACTACAAGGCCGGAGAAATCACATTTTACAATGTGACCGATCGAGACCACATCTACACATTCACTGACCAGTTCTCTGGGCCTCTCCGGCCTCTCTTCTTTCCTGGTGCCTCCGCGGGTGGCAAAAATGCCGAGCCGCTGGTGATCTCCTGGGTCAGGGACACAGAAGGGAGCGGGTGCATCCTTCTGTAA